GATGCCTGTGCATGAAGGAGAAGAAAGGCATCGACATTATCATTGCGAGCACTTTGCAGATGCTGATCAAAGCTCAATGAATAATCATCATTACGACTTAGATAGACGGGAACTCCCAGCTTCATTTTGACTTGTTTTTCGAGCTGGCGCGCGACAGCGAGGACAACGCTTTTTTCTTTTATGCCACGCAACCCAATTGCACCGGTATCTTCGCCACCATGACCGGGGTCAATGGCGACAGCGCGCAGGGCGGGTTCACTGCTGCTTTTCTTTTTCTGCAGCAAAAAAGCAAACAACTTCTCCAGGGCCCCTTCAGAGGACTCCGGAACCGCCAGTTGCGGATCGAGGTTTCGATAATAAACGGCATAGGGCAGCAAACCGGCTAGTTGCTCGCGGACAAAGCCTTCACTGACACGCAAACGACCGTCGATAAATCGCGCAGTTTTTTCAATCGGCAAAAAACGATCACCAACTTTAAGATACTGTCCTCCAGGAAAAAAAGTCGCCTTTCCTGATGGGGTTGAAATCACATACTGATGATCCACGGAATTCCAGTAACCACGCAGGCCTAGCGCAGGGAGCACATCGTCAATGGCCAGATAGGGCGTGCCCTGGTGATGATATACCTCTGACAACAACTGGGGGTTCTTGCCCTCTCGGGATAATTCCACTGCCGCTAAGGCACTTTGCGCCAAACTCAGCAGCAGGATCATTACCCATAAAAAACAACGCATGGTCAACCCATTCACAGTACAAGACAAAAAAGGTGCAACAAATCCGTCATCAATCGATTTGTCGAGGCAAGGCCCCATCAACACACCGCGAGCGAGTCATCTTATACAGCGCTCAGCCAGCTGTCAATTACTGCCGTCGACGGACAACAGACGACGTCCTTTCACCGGCTCATAGTTCAAGGTTTTAAGGAGACGCTTGATCAAGGTATTTTCAAGCTCTTTCTGAACGGCATGGTTCCCCGTCATCGGTCGAATCTGCCCCCCGGCAATCATGCCGTGGCCACCGGCGGAACCGAGTCCCTCAACCACGGTGCGAATAAGTTGTCCCGCAAAAAGGTCTTCACGATCCAGGCGCAACGACAACACCTCCTCCTGATCACAACAACCCATCCCCAAAACGACACCAACACCTTCCATCCGCAGAAGAAAATCGGCCATTTCGGCAACCATATCAGGATGATCCACCTCGAACAGATTGAACACCAGCACATCATGAAAGATGCGCGATGATTCCAGGGCCTGGTTGAAATTGAGAAAATAATTTCGCGGCACCTTGGCATGAGAGATATCAAACAGGATGCGGTTATTGCTCAGGCTGAGTAATTCCTGATACGCCTTACGATCCGGTGAAGACCATTCCCGGCCAAGGTCCTGAGTCTCGGAACGGATGGCATAAAACATGGCCGTTGCCAGACGTGTTCCCAGATACACATCGTGCGCTAAAAGGTATTCGTACAAAATTGTCGCACAGGCCCCATAATCGGTACGGATATCGACAATCATGTGATCCGCCACATCGACGCGTTGCGGGTGGTGGTCAATAATGATATCGACGCGACAATCGTCAGGTAAGGTACTATTACCGGTTCCCGGCTGGCTGTCGACCATACAGACGACATCAAATTGACCGCGATCGATCTTATTCATCGGCACCACACTGATCTCCAACTTATCGACCATCGTGCGGTTCTCCCGCCGACCAACAACACCACCACTGGCAATGACAGAATTCTGGCCGGTCTTGATCAAAAAAAGATGACTGAGAGCATAGGCTGCCGCCAAGGCATCAGGATCAGGATTGTCATGTGCAACGATGAGAATATTTCGTTTGCCGCGAACCTTATCAATCATCCGTTCACTGATCTCCAGTGAGCGTTGTAAATCCATGCACTCCTCCTTCATCTCATTCAACAGCGGATAAAACCTGTACAGCCATGGCAACGGCCTGTTCAGGATCATCAGCACACAACACACCTGGGATGTCTTGCCAGCCGCCCAGAGAAATCACGGTGCGCCCGGTTTTCAGGGCAATGGCCAATTCGGACAACGTACCATACTCACCGGCGATGGCAATAACTACCGGAGCCGACTGGGCAACCAGCATGTTGCGCGCATGGCCAAGGCCAGTAGGCAACGGATAGCAGACCCACGGATTCGCAGTGGACGCATCACTACCCGGCAACAGACCGATCACCACGCCACCGCCTTCGCTGCAGCCGCGAGATGCCGCCTCCATCACACCGCCAAGCCCTCCGCAGACGATGTCAATACCCTGTCGGGCCAAGCCTGAACCGACCTGAAGCGCCTGCTGATACTGTTCATCTGTCACCTTGCCAGCACCAATCACAGCAACCAGTCGCTGCGGAGCACCAACGCCCTTCACACTCATGACCCTACTCCGATTTTGAGAATGTTCTGATTATAGGCATGAATCAGAGTGGTTTTCTTCAAAACCCCGACAACATGCTGTGCATCCTGACTATTCACCACCGGCAAGGTTGAAATCGGTTTTTTCTCAAACAGCTCAAAAGCCGCTTCAAGATTCTGCTGTGGCGTGATGGTGATCACCTTGCGGGTCATGATCTCGGAGGCAACCACCAACTCACACAATTCGCCCATTTCACTCAGACAGGATTTCAGATCGCGCATGGAAACCATGCCAACCATACGCCCATCCTCATTGACCACCACAAAATGGGGATAGGGGCTCTCCTGAGCCAGTGCCACCAATTGACCAAGAGGCATCCGTTCATCAATCTGCTCAAAGTCCTGATCCATGTAATCCGCCACCAACAACGAACGCAGCAAATTAATATCCCGACCACGCACGATCTTGACGCCGCGACGCACCAGCCGTGTTTCATAAATGGACAGGCCGTAGAAGGTCTGCACAATCACCAGACTGGCGATACAGCTGGTCATCAGCGGTAAAATGATCTCAAAATTGTAGGTCAGTTCGAAAATGGTAAAAATCGCCGTAATCGGTGCCAAAGTGGTACCACTGACCATGGCAGCCATTCCCACCAGAGCATAGACAGGGAAACCGGCAACAACATGCGGCGCAAAGGCTTCGACCAAACAGCCAAACAGACCGCCAAGCAGTCCGCCAAGCACCAGAGATGGCGCAAAAATCCCGCCGGAAAAACCGACGCCGACAGAGATTGCCG
This is a stretch of genomic DNA from uncultured Desulfuromonas sp.. It encodes these proteins:
- a CDS encoding DHH family phosphoesterase translates to MDLQRSLEISERMIDKVRGKRNILIVAHDNPDPDALAAAYALSHLFLIKTGQNSVIASGGVVGRRENRTMVDKLEISVVPMNKIDRGQFDVVCMVDSQPGTGNSTLPDDCRVDIIIDHHPQRVDVADHMIVDIRTDYGACATILYEYLLAHDVYLGTRLATAMFYAIRSETQDLGREWSSPDRKAYQELLSLSNNRILFDISHAKVPRNYFLNFNQALESSRIFHDVLVFNLFEVDHPDMVAEMADFLLRMEGVGVVLGMGCCDQEEVLSLRLDREDLFAGQLIRTVVEGLGSAGGHGMIAGGQIRPMTGNHAVQKELENTLIKRLLKTLNYEPVKGRRLLSVDGSN
- a CDS encoding TIGR00725 family protein — translated: MSVKGVGAPQRLVAVIGAGKVTDEQYQQALQVGSGLARQGIDIVCGGLGGVMEAASRGCSEGGGVVIGLLPGSDASTANPWVCYPLPTGLGHARNMLVAQSAPVVIAIAGEYGTLSELAIALKTGRTVISLGGWQDIPGVLCADDPEQAVAMAVQVLSAVE
- a CDS encoding N-acetylmuramoyl-L-alanine amidase, which produces MRCFLWVMILLLSLAQSALAAVELSREGKNPQLLSEVYHHQGTPYLAIDDVLPALGLRGYWNSVDHQYVISTPSGKATFFPGGQYLKVGDRFLPIEKTARFIDGRLRVSEGFVREQLAGLLPYAVYYRNLDPQLAVPESSEGALEKLFAFLLQKKKSSSEPALRAVAIDPGHGGEDTGAIGLRGIKEKSVVLAVARQLEKQVKMKLGVPVYLSRNDDYSLSFDQHLQSARNDNVDAFLLLHAQASLSQEPHGIHLYVRQGEDRFGETNPAQRKAPSSMMLALRLSESLREAGFQVQEVAQAPLLPLVKGDLPTVLIELGYLSNGEDLNLLTEEQGQSRLAAALFDGLQKFSTGP